A single genomic interval of Bacillus oleivorans harbors:
- a CDS encoding aldo/keto reductase gives MIKGLQDTTTLHNGVKMPRLGIGVFKVEQGPELVHAVKFAIKHGYRSIDTAAIYENEESVGQAIREGLDEAGISREELFVTSKVWNSDLGYESTINAYETSLKKLGLDYLDLYLIHWPVQGKYKEAWRALETLYKQGKVKAIGVSNFQVHHLEDLMKDAEIKPMVNQVEYHPRLTQKEVHAFCQEHGIQLEAWSPLMQGQLLDNPVLQEIANTYNKTIAQIIIRWDLQNGVVTIPKSTKEHRIVENASVFDFELTKEDMWRIGQLNQNYRVGPDPDNFDF, from the coding sequence ATGATTAAAGGCTTACAAGATACAACTACTTTGCATAATGGAGTTAAAATGCCGCGGCTTGGTATTGGCGTATTTAAAGTTGAACAAGGTCCTGAATTAGTTCATGCTGTTAAATTTGCCATTAAACATGGGTATCGCAGCATTGATACAGCCGCCATTTATGAAAATGAGGAAAGCGTTGGTCAAGCGATCCGTGAAGGGCTGGATGAAGCAGGCATATCTAGAGAAGAACTATTTGTTACATCCAAAGTATGGAACTCCGATTTAGGGTACGAATCGACCATTAATGCTTATGAAACAAGCTTAAAGAAACTAGGTCTTGATTATTTAGATTTATACCTTATCCACTGGCCAGTTCAAGGTAAATACAAAGAAGCGTGGCGGGCATTAGAGACTCTTTATAAACAAGGCAAAGTAAAGGCTATTGGAGTTAGTAATTTTCAGGTCCATCATCTTGAAGACTTAATGAAGGATGCAGAAATAAAACCAATGGTCAATCAAGTTGAATACCATCCACGATTAACCCAGAAAGAAGTTCATGCCTTTTGCCAGGAGCATGGCATTCAGTTAGAAGCTTGGTCACCTTTAATGCAAGGTCAATTATTGGATAATCCAGTTTTGCAAGAAATCGCTAATACCTATAACAAAACCATTGCACAAATTATTATAAGATGGGATTTGCAAAACGGAGTTGTAACCATTCCAAAATCTACGAAAGAACATCGCATTGTCGAGAACGCTTCAGTCTTTGATTTTGAGCTGACGAAAGAAGACATGTGGCGAATTGGTCAGCTAAATCAAAATTATCGCGTAGGACCCGATCCTGACAACTTTGACTTCTAG
- a CDS encoding sugar ABC transporter ATP-binding protein, which translates to MRETSLVMRNIEKKFGSATALKNASFQLKSGEVHALLGANGAGKSTLMNILSGVYEQDRGEILLNGESMRFKSPKAAKIQGIYCVYQEVDTAIVPQMSAAENILLDTFASSKDVFISKRKLYEKARQILKQVHADHIELHWPASELSLAEKQIVLIARALVHSAKVIIFDEPTAPLSIHEAEQLFKVIKSLKNKGVGIIFITHRLPEVFEICDQITIMREGTVVRTLDTTITTPEQVVELMLGRSLSTNHGEREKRIGRSVLEIKELSAERKLHDISFSVCAGEIVGVVGLVGAGKTELAKSLMGVTPVLKGTINVTDQAVKVKHPSDAIEAGMVLIPEERRKEGLFIHESVRKNATFPNLKKFTKGLFINHKSERTFTEHIISFLQIKAGSTETPIHHLSGGNQQKVAIGKWMSQESSVYLFDEPTKGVDIGAKNDIYNLIRDLSEEGKGILYLSSEIHEILTISDRILVMYDGRVVKEFAQGEATQERILLYASGGKEDQHEREKHPISI; encoded by the coding sequence ATGCGAGAAACTTCACTTGTAATGAGAAATATTGAAAAGAAGTTCGGATCAGCAACAGCATTGAAAAACGCGAGCTTCCAACTGAAAAGTGGTGAAGTTCATGCTCTTCTCGGAGCAAATGGTGCAGGAAAAAGTACACTGATGAATATACTTTCGGGTGTTTATGAACAGGATCGAGGAGAGATTTTGTTAAACGGAGAAAGTATGAGATTCAAATCGCCAAAAGCGGCAAAAATTCAAGGTATCTATTGCGTCTATCAGGAAGTCGATACGGCAATCGTTCCTCAAATGTCTGCAGCAGAAAATATTTTGCTAGATACGTTTGCATCAAGCAAGGATGTTTTTATTTCGAAAAGAAAGCTGTATGAAAAAGCCCGTCAAATATTAAAACAAGTTCATGCCGATCATATTGAATTACATTGGCCAGCATCTGAGCTTTCTTTAGCAGAGAAGCAGATTGTGTTAATTGCCCGTGCCCTTGTCCACTCAGCAAAAGTAATCATATTTGATGAACCGACAGCACCGTTATCTATACATGAAGCAGAGCAATTATTTAAAGTGATAAAAAGCTTAAAAAATAAAGGAGTAGGGATCATTTTCATTACGCATCGCCTTCCTGAAGTATTTGAAATTTGTGATCAAATTACAATTATGCGGGAAGGGACTGTAGTTCGGACTTTGGATACAACAATTACTACACCGGAGCAAGTTGTAGAATTAATGCTTGGTAGATCTCTTTCCACAAACCATGGCGAAAGGGAGAAACGAATTGGAAGGTCAGTACTCGAAATAAAGGAATTATCTGCCGAAAGAAAACTGCATGATATTTCATTCTCTGTATGTGCTGGTGAGATTGTTGGAGTTGTTGGCCTAGTTGGGGCAGGAAAGACAGAGCTTGCCAAAAGCCTAATGGGAGTTACTCCTGTATTAAAAGGGACGATTAACGTTACTGATCAAGCAGTAAAAGTTAAGCATCCAAGCGACGCGATCGAAGCAGGAATGGTGCTTATACCTGAAGAACGCCGGAAAGAAGGTTTATTTATCCACGAATCCGTTAGAAAAAACGCGACTTTTCCAAACTTAAAAAAATTCACAAAAGGCTTGTTCATCAATCATAAATCTGAAAGAACCTTTACAGAACATATTATTTCTTTCTTGCAAATTAAAGCAGGAAGTACTGAGACACCCATACATCATTTGAGTGGCGGAAATCAGCAAAAAGTCGCTATTGGCAAATGGATGTCACAGGAATCCAGTGTTTACTTGTTTGATGAACCGACAAAGGGTGTGGATATAGGAGCTAAAAATGATATTTATAATCTCATCCGCGACCTTTCCGAAGAGGGGAAGGGTATTCTCTATCTGTCTAGTGAAATTCACGAAATATTAACGATTTCAGATCGGATTTTGGTTATGTATGATGGCCGAGTTGTAAAAGAATTTGCTCAAGGAGAAGCAACCCAAGAACGGATCTTGTTATATGCAAGCGGGGGAAAGGAAGACCAGCATGAAAGAGAAAAGCATCCAATTTCTATTTAA
- a CDS encoding MFS transporter: MSLEKKRSTLALLALAVSAFAIGTTEFISVGLLPLIAEDLQISVTTAGLTVSLYALGVTFGAPILTSLTSGISRKALLLWIMIVFIIGNSIAAGANSIEVLLAARVISAFSHGVFMSIGSTIAADLVPENRRASAISIMFTGLTVATVTGVPFGTFIGQQFGWRIAFLVIVAVGLIALIANSVLVPSDLRKGNRTTFRDQFKLVTNKRLLLIFIITALGYGGTFVVFTYLSPLLQNITGFKPGTVAVILLIYGIAIAIGNMIGGKLSNQNPIKALFYMFIVQAIVLFILFFTVPFKLAGLITIFLMGLMAFMNVPGLQVYVVMLAERFVPAAVDVASAINIAAFNAGIAIGSYLGGVITDSIGLIHTTWAGGLMVLIAVILTGWSRKLEKR, translated from the coding sequence ATGTCTTTAGAAAAAAAACGAAGTACGTTAGCACTGCTTGCTTTGGCAGTCAGTGCATTCGCAATCGGTACTACAGAATTTATTAGTGTTGGGCTATTGCCTCTCATAGCAGAGGATTTACAAATATCTGTTACAACAGCAGGTTTAACCGTTTCATTATACGCCTTAGGAGTTACATTTGGTGCACCGATTCTTACATCTCTTACTTCGGGCATATCACGTAAAGCTTTATTGCTTTGGATAATGATTGTTTTTATTATAGGAAACAGTATCGCAGCTGGAGCTAACAGTATTGAGGTTTTACTTGCAGCGCGTGTAATTTCGGCATTTTCACACGGTGTTTTCATGTCAATCGGCTCTACCATTGCGGCAGATTTAGTACCAGAAAATCGACGGGCAAGTGCCATTTCGATTATGTTTACTGGACTAACAGTCGCCACTGTTACTGGTGTTCCATTTGGAACATTTATTGGTCAGCAATTTGGCTGGAGAATAGCCTTTCTTGTCATTGTAGCTGTCGGTTTAATTGCATTAATCGCCAATAGTGTCCTTGTTCCATCTGATCTCCGCAAAGGAAATCGAACAACATTTCGCGATCAATTTAAATTGGTTACAAACAAACGCCTACTCTTAATTTTTATCATTACGGCTTTAGGCTATGGCGGAACATTTGTCGTCTTTACCTATTTATCACCATTACTGCAAAATATTACAGGATTTAAACCAGGAACAGTTGCAGTGATTCTTTTGATATACGGGATTGCCATTGCAATTGGCAACATGATAGGCGGAAAGCTATCCAACCAAAATCCAATAAAGGCATTATTTTATATGTTTATCGTACAAGCCATAGTCCTATTTATCTTGTTCTTTACGGTACCATTTAAACTTGCCGGATTGATTACGATCTTCCTCATGGGGCTTATGGCCTTTATGAATGTGCCAGGATTACAGGTTTACGTGGTCATGTTAGCAGAACGCTTCGTACCTGCGGCGGTAGATGTTGCATCAGCTATTAATATTGCTGCATTCAACGCGGGGATTGCAATCGGGTCCTATTTGGGCGGAGTCATTACAGACTCTATTGGACTCATTCACACTACCTGGGCAGGAGGGCTAATGGTGCTTATAGCCGTGATATTAACAGGCTGGAGCAGAAAACTTGAAAAACGATAA
- a CDS encoding ABC transporter permease — translation MKEKSIQFLFKYGAIALLLIIVLYFSMISEAFFTYGNLTDILRSISIVTVLALGITFTLVVGGFDLSVGSTMSLSTVITASLMVWYDLPLWLVLILPILVGAAVGLFNSFLIVVVGIPDLLATLSSMYIVAGLHRTYTEGYSIYNHMPLTSGGTAIGEFSQAFLWIGQGQLLRIPVPVWIMILLVIIAYVVLNFTRWGRILYMTGGNAEAATLSGISVRKVKCISYVVSGIFASLAGILFAARVGSGQIDAGAPLLMEAVAAVFVGYSVLGAGKPNAIGTFFGAAVIGILLNGLTILNLPYYAFDIVKGTVLVLALAVTYIHVKNKSLI, via the coding sequence ATGAAAGAGAAAAGCATCCAATTTCTATTTAAATACGGTGCAATTGCCCTTTTATTAATAATCGTCCTTTATTTTAGCATGATTAGTGAAGCCTTCTTTACGTACGGAAACTTAACGGATATTCTGAGATCGATTTCTATTGTGACCGTACTTGCACTAGGAATTACGTTTACATTAGTTGTAGGCGGTTTTGATTTATCAGTAGGTTCGACCATGTCATTATCTACTGTCATTACTGCCTCACTAATGGTTTGGTATGATCTCCCGCTTTGGCTTGTCCTTATTTTACCTATTCTGGTGGGGGCAGCGGTTGGCTTATTTAATAGTTTTTTAATTGTGGTCGTTGGTATCCCGGATTTATTGGCTACTCTAAGTTCGATGTATATCGTAGCAGGACTTCATCGTACCTATACAGAGGGCTATTCGATTTACAATCATATGCCGCTAACGTCTGGGGGAACGGCAATTGGTGAGTTCTCACAAGCCTTTTTATGGATTGGACAAGGACAGCTGCTTCGGATTCCTGTCCCTGTTTGGATTATGATTTTATTAGTAATTATAGCTTATGTAGTTTTGAATTTTACCAGATGGGGACGTATTCTTTATATGACAGGCGGAAATGCTGAGGCAGCAACATTATCAGGAATCAGCGTCCGTAAAGTTAAGTGTATCTCTTATGTCGTTTCAGGCATTTTTGCCTCCTTAGCCGGTATTTTATTTGCAGCACGGGTAGGCTCTGGGCAGATTGATGCCGGTGCACCGTTGCTGATGGAGGCGGTTGCAGCAGTTTTTGTCGGGTACTCCGTACTAGGTGCTGGGAAGCCCAACGCGATTGGAACTTTTTTTGGTGCAGCTGTCATCGGAATCTTACTCAATGGATTAACGATTTTGAATCTGCCTTACTATGCCTTTGACATTGTGAAGGGAACCGTCCTGGTACTGGCATTAGCCGTCACCTATATCCATGTGAAAAATAAAAGCTTAATATAA
- a CDS encoding winged helix-turn-helix transcriptional regulator has product MKKKKYNIAVEATLEVIGGKWKGVILCHLTHGKKRTSELKRLMPDITQKMLTQQLRELEEDGIINRIVYNQVPPKVEYELSEYGWSLQSILDALCAWGENHIIKIYGDKFAVLEENVLTK; this is encoded by the coding sequence ATGAAGAAAAAGAAATACAATATAGCTGTAGAAGCAACTCTGGAAGTCATTGGAGGAAAGTGGAAAGGGGTAATTCTATGCCACCTGACACATGGAAAAAAACGAACTAGTGAATTAAAACGGCTTATGCCAGATATTACGCAAAAAATGTTAACCCAACAATTACGAGAACTAGAGGAAGACGGTATTATTAACAGAATTGTTTACAATCAGGTTCCTCCGAAAGTGGAGTATGAGTTAAGTGAGTATGGATGGAGCTTGCAAAGCATTTTAGATGCTCTTTGTGCATGGGGAGAAAACCATATTATTAAAATATACGGAGACAAATTTGCTGTATTGGAAGAGAACGTTTTAACAAAATAA
- a CDS encoding sugar ABC transporter substrate-binding protein, whose translation MKKRLHVFMFVILLAGTLLVGCQPQGTGAGAQEASHPSETKTNTDHPLANKKIALIMQINLGTFSAQYIAGVEEQAEKFGGSVTVFTSDGDLAKMASHLDAAINQGFDGILIDHGTKEALTPGVEKAIAAGIPVVAFDADVSVEGVPVLQQGDEKMAELTLNKLAEDASGSANIVKIWVAGFAPMERRQVAYAEFLNNNPGIKEVAAFGAATANTALDTQAQMEAILKQYPNEGEITAVWAAWDEFAKGAVRALEQAGRTDIKVYGIDMSDEDLQLMQQENSPWVASAAVDPTDIGRIQVRYLYQKLNGDNPPEKIVLDPVFVDQASLPQEQITTNELHEYIKGWGASEQGYTEVLKELEGQ comes from the coding sequence ATGAAAAAAAGATTACATGTTTTTATGTTTGTCATTTTACTAGCTGGAACTTTACTGGTCGGGTGTCAGCCACAAGGTACGGGAGCGGGCGCACAGGAAGCTAGTCATCCTTCTGAAACCAAAACGAATACAGACCATCCGCTCGCAAATAAAAAAATCGCTCTTATTATGCAAATTAACCTTGGAACCTTCTCTGCACAATATATTGCTGGAGTCGAGGAGCAGGCAGAAAAGTTCGGCGGTTCTGTTACGGTCTTTACTTCTGATGGGGACCTTGCGAAAATGGCATCTCATTTGGATGCAGCGATTAACCAAGGGTTTGATGGAATCTTAATTGATCATGGCACAAAAGAAGCACTGACACCAGGTGTAGAAAAAGCAATAGCTGCAGGTATACCTGTAGTTGCCTTTGATGCTGACGTGAGCGTGGAAGGCGTACCTGTTTTACAGCAAGGCGATGAGAAAATGGCAGAGTTAACTTTGAATAAACTGGCAGAAGATGCAAGCGGCAGCGCCAATATAGTAAAAATTTGGGTAGCCGGCTTTGCTCCAATGGAAAGACGGCAAGTGGCTTATGCTGAGTTTTTGAATAATAACCCAGGCATTAAAGAAGTAGCTGCATTTGGAGCCGCGACAGCCAATACAGCTCTAGATACACAAGCACAAATGGAAGCTATTCTAAAACAATACCCAAATGAAGGTGAAATTACTGCGGTTTGGGCAGCTTGGGATGAGTTTGCCAAAGGAGCTGTACGTGCTTTAGAGCAAGCAGGGAGAACAGATATTAAAGTATACGGGATCGATATGAGTGACGAGGATTTACAATTGATGCAGCAAGAAAACAGTCCATGGGTTGCTTCTGCGGCTGTAGATCCAACAGATATTGGCCGAATCCAGGTAAGGTATCTCTATCAAAAATTAAATGGAGACAATCCTCCTGAAAAAATAGTGCTTGATCCTGTGTTTGTTGATCAGGCAAGTCTTCCGCAAGAGCAGATTACAACTAATGAACTTCATGAGTATATTAAAGGCTGGGGAGCAAGTGAACAAGGATATACAGAGGTATTAAAGGAATTGGAAGGCCAGTAA